In a single window of the Lynx canadensis isolate LIC74 chromosome E2, mLynCan4.pri.v2, whole genome shotgun sequence genome:
- the LOC115502379 gene encoding vomeronasal type-1 receptor 4-like gives MTTRDLTMAMIFFLQTTVGLLGNFSVFYYYLFLYLTGYKLRCTDLILKYLTVANLLVIFSKGIPQTMASFGLTHFLDDFGCRLVFFVHRVGRDVAIGATCLLTVFQVIMISPGDSRWAQLKIKAPKYVGTSNIFCWVLNIVRSIVVPFHLTDKRNNINITRKIDQDYCYALSYDKIAESFYVPLLLSHDGFCLGLMIWASGSMVFILHSHKQRVQYIHRNNLSPRSSPESRATRSILVLACFFLSLWMLSSIFHVCLSVFNNSSLWLRNTSTLLTTCFPTLSPYILMRHDPRVSTLYSAWIRKQNPLNLS, from the coding sequence ATGACCACCAGGGATTTGACGATGGCAATGATCTTTTTCTTACAAACTACAGTTGGACTTCTGGggaatttctctgttttttactATTATCTCTTCCTTTATTTGACAGGATACAAGCTTAGGTGCACAGACTTGATTCTTAAGTATCTGACTGTAGCCAACCTCTTAGTTATTTTTTCTAAAGGAATCCCTCAAACAATGGCATCTTTTGGGTTGACACATTTTCTCGATGATTTTGGATGCagacttgttttctttgttcacaGAGTGGGCAGGGATGTGGCCATTGGAGCCACCTGCCTCTTGACTGTCTTCCAGGTGATCATGATCAGTCCTGGGGACTCCAGGTGGGCACAGCTTAAAATAAAAGCTCCCAAGTACGTGGGCACCTCCAACATCTTCTGCTGGGTCTTGAATATAGTGCGAAGTATTGTGGTTCCTTTTCATCTAACTGACAAAAGGAATAACATAAACATCACAAGGAAAATAGATCAGGACTACTGTTACGCGCTATCTTACGACAAAATCGCAGAGTCATTCTATGTGCCATTGCTATTATCCCATGATGGTTTCTGTTTGGGGCTCATGATCTGGGCCAGTGGCTCCATGGTTTTCATCCTGCACAGCCACAAGCAGCGCGTCCAATACATTCATAGGAACAATCTCTCCCCCAGATCCTCCCCTGAGAGCAGAGCCACCCGAAGCATCCTTGTGCTGGCgtgcttcttcctttctttatggatGCTGTCCTCTATCTTCCACGTTTGTTTGTCAGTTTTTAACAACTCCAGTCTGTGGCTGAGGAACACTTCTACACTACTCACTACGTGTTTTCCTACTCTCAGCCCCTACATCCTCATGAGACATGACCCCAGAGTGTCCACCCTCTACTCTGCCTGGATAAGGAAACAAAACCCCCTAAACTTATCATAA